A region of the Ornithinimicrobium ciconiae genome:
CCGCACCGGGACCCAGGTCGAGGCGGTCACCCCGACTGGCACCTGGTCCGATCCCTCGCACGTCGTGGACCGGGTCCACTGCTGGTCGGCGCTGACGCAGCGGTCGCTCGCCGGTCAGGACACCGAGTGGGCCCGCCTCTGGCAGCGTGCCGGTGAGGCGGTGACGACAGTGGCCCTGCCCCTCCTCACCGACTCCTGGCCCTCGGGTCCCGCGGTGGCCCGGACGCTGCTCGAGTCCGTGCTCGACGACGACATCGTCGTGCTCGGCTCGTCCAACGCGGCCCGCGACATTGATCGGGCCGGGCTGACCGGCCGCTTCCTGCTGGTGACCGGCAACCGTGGGCTGGCCGGCATCGACGGCACCACGGCCACCGCCGTCGGGGTCGCCCTGGCCTCCCCACAGCGGAGTGTCACAGCCCTGATGGGTGACCTGACCTTCCTGCACGACGTCAACGGCCTGCTCATCGGCCCTGACGAGCCGCGTCCGGACCTGACCATCGTGGTCGTCAACGACGACGGCGGCGGGATCTTCACCACGCTGGAGTATGGCGAACCAGACCGGGCCGCGGACTTCGGCCGGGTCTTCGCCACCCCGACCGGGGCCGACCTGGCAGCGCTCGCGTCGGCATACGGCGTGGGATGCCAGCGGGTCGAGACCCCAGGTGCCCTCCGCCAGGCACTGTCCCGCCGCGGCACCGGGATCCGGGTGCTGGAGGTGCCGGTGCCGCGGGACGGACACCGGGCCCTGCGCGCAGCGCTCACCCGGGCCGCGGCCGAAGCGTTGGCCGAGCTGGGCTGATCAGTCGGCGGTGACCCGGTGCTCACCGAGCACCAGGTGGTCCATCTCCTCGTCGGACAGCTCCTGCTGGCTGGAGCGGTGCATCAGGTAGAAGACCACGCCCAGCGCGATCCAGACACCTAGCGCGATGAGCGACGGGGTGCCCAGCTGAGCCGGGGAGCCGGGAGTCATCAGCAGCAGGAAGAAGCCGACTCCGGTGATCGTGCCGAGGCCGCTCATCACCTTCTTCAAGCTCGATCGCACACCCTCAGGGTCCCCTGGGCGGGCGGGTGAGTCGGACCAACGGAACATCCGGAAGGCCGCACAACAGGTGTAGGTGTAGGCGATGGTCACCCCGACCGAGCTCATGTCGACCACCCAGACCAGCGCCTCGCGCCCGAACCACGGGGCGATGAGGCACAGGGCGGTGACAAACCAGATCGCCAGGGCAGGGGTGCCGGTCGTCGTGTGGAGCCGGGCGAAGGCCGGCGGGATGGTGTGCGCCCGGCCCATCGCGAACAGCAGCCGGCTCGCGGACACGAAGAAGCCGTTGAGGCCGGTGAACACCCCCATGCACAGCCCGATGGCCAGGACCAGCAGACCGACATTGCCAAATAGTGAGGACGCGGCATCCGCGGTGCCCCAGGCAGTCTCGCCGGCGACCAGCTCGGGCCACGGGAAGGCGATGGCGGTGGTCAGCACCATCGCGACATAGATGCCGGCCGCCACCACGATCGCCATGATGATCAGACCGAAGGCCTTGCTCGGTGGGAAGTCGAACTCCTCGGCGGCCTGCGGGACGTTGTCGAAGCCGACATAGGCCCACGGGGCGATCGCGACGATCGCCAGGATCGCGGGGACGGCGCCGGTGCCGGACGGGAAGGCGGGGCTGAGGTTGGACAGCGGGGTGTCCGGGTGCAGCAGGGCACCGATCAGCAGGAAGCCGACCGCCGCGAGCATGACGATGCAGAAGATGAACTGCATCCGGCCGGACAGCGTGGCACCTCTGACGTTGAGCACTGCGAAGAGCAGCAGCGCCAGGCTGGCCACGACGACCTCCCCG
Encoded here:
- a CDS encoding APC family permease — encoded protein: MSTPSATDRTELQRTLKPQWVWAIALGSAIGWGAFVLPTDWLATAGPLGTIIGLLIGGALMCLIAVSYGFLIRTFPVSGGEYAYAYTAFGRLNAYICGWFLTLGYMSIVALNASAFALIFRRMVPWVVEWVPLWEVAGWQVYLGEVVVASLALLLFAVLNVRGATLSGRMQFIFCIVMLAAVGFLLIGALLHPDTPLSNLSPAFPSGTGAVPAILAIVAIAPWAYVGFDNVPQAAEEFDFPPSKAFGLIIMAIVVAAGIYVAMVLTTAIAFPWPELVAGETAWGTADAASSLFGNVGLLVLAIGLCMGVFTGLNGFFVSASRLLFAMGRAHTIPPAFARLHTTTGTPALAIWFVTALCLIAPWFGREALVWVVDMSSVGVTIAYTYTCCAAFRMFRWSDSPARPGDPEGVRSSLKKVMSGLGTITGVGFFLLLMTPGSPAQLGTPSLIALGVWIALGVVFYLMHRSSQQELSDEEMDHLVLGEHRVTAD